A section of the Candidatus Sulfotelmatobacter sp. genome encodes:
- a CDS encoding DEAD/DEAH box helicase: MPFAKLGLPPLIVKGVRAAGYNQPTPIQQRAIPIVLEGHDLVAAAQTGTGKTAAFVLPILARLLEGHPALRALVLVPTRELAAQVETNARDYARFTRLRAGVAYGGVPIGPQERLLRHEGVDLLVATPGRLLDLHGRQSVSLEDVEILVLDEADRMVDMGFAPDLKRILRLLPTRRQTLMFSATMPPELNKVAKESLRNPQRVDLAPPSRPAAGITQAIYPVPRHLKTDLLDELMSRSDVGSAIVFTRTKHGADRLTRQLEKRGHSVAALHGDRTQSQRERALAGLRRGRVQILVATDIASRGIDVEDISHVVNFDVPHTPEDYVHRIGRTGRVEAVGDAFTLMSPEEQSDVTAIERFLGRSIPRVSLPDFDYHRRAEPGQGHGHGGERSGRGGRGRDRGRDGRPRDGWSRPSSSETGSPYAGGPGSENPAGPSHAAPSHGRRPVRNAPDRRRRRM; this comes from the coding sequence GTGCCCTTTGCCAAGCTTGGCCTGCCGCCCCTGATCGTCAAAGGGGTGCGCGCCGCCGGCTACAACCAGCCGACGCCGATTCAGCAGCGCGCCATTCCCATCGTTCTCGAGGGCCACGACCTGGTGGCCGCGGCCCAGACCGGCACCGGCAAGACCGCCGCCTTCGTCCTCCCGATTCTCGCGCGGCTGCTCGAAGGCCATCCCGCGCTGCGCGCGCTGGTGCTGGTGCCCACGCGGGAGCTGGCCGCGCAGGTCGAGACCAACGCGCGCGACTACGCGCGTTTCACTCGGCTGCGGGCCGGCGTCGCCTATGGCGGCGTGCCGATCGGCCCGCAGGAGCGGCTGCTGCGCCACGAGGGCGTCGATCTGCTGGTGGCGACGCCGGGTCGCCTGCTCGATCTTCACGGCCGGCAGAGCGTGAGCCTCGAGGACGTCGAAATACTGGTGCTCGACGAGGCCGATCGCATGGTGGACATGGGATTCGCGCCGGACCTCAAGCGCATCCTGCGACTGCTGCCGACGCGCAGACAGACGCTGATGTTCTCGGCCACCATGCCGCCCGAGCTGAACAAAGTGGCGAAGGAGTCCCTCCGCAATCCCCAGCGCGTGGATCTCGCGCCGCCTTCGCGGCCGGCCGCCGGCATCACGCAGGCGATCTACCCGGTGCCGCGGCACCTGAAGACCGATCTGCTCGACGAGCTGATGTCGCGCTCGGACGTCGGCAGCGCGATCGTGTTCACCCGCACCAAGCACGGCGCCGATCGGTTGACGCGCCAGCTCGAAAAACGCGGTCACAGCGTGGCGGCGCTGCATGGCGATCGCACGCAGTCGCAGCGCGAGCGGGCGCTGGCCGGTCTGCGGCGCGGGCGCGTGCAGATCCTGGTGGCCACCGACATCGCCTCGCGTGGCATCGACGTGGAAGACATCTCGCACGTCGTCAACTTCGACGTGCCGCACACGCCCGAGGACTACGTGCATCGCATCGGCCGCACCGGGCGGGTGGAGGCGGTCGGCGACGCCTTCACGCTGATGAGTCCCGAAGAGCAGTCGGACGTGACCGCGATCGAGCGCTTCCTCGGACGTTCGATACCGCGCGTGTCGCTGCCCGATTTCGACTACCACCGTCGCGCCGAGCCCGGACAAGGGCACGGTCACGGCGGCGAGCGCTCGGGCCGCGGCGGTCGCGGGCGCGATCGCGGTCGGGACGGTCGGCCGCGCGACGGCTGGTCGCGGCCGTCGAGCTCGGAAACCGGTTCGCCCTACGCAGGCGGCCCCGGCTCGGAAAATCCCGCGGGGCCCTCACACGCCGCGCCGTCGCATGGCCGGCGGCCGGTGCGCAACGCGCCCGATCGGCGGCGGAGAAGGATGTAG
- the rpmE gene encoding 50S ribosomal protein L31, producing MKAGIHPVYELRTFHCYGCGTEWQTRTTLQPTTNDGKIHLDICANCHPFYTGKQKLIDKAGRVERFRRKYSKKTEATPAEPAESAKS from the coding sequence ATGAAAGCCGGGATCCATCCCGTTTACGAACTCCGGACCTTCCATTGTTACGGCTGTGGCACGGAGTGGCAGACGCGCACCACGCTCCAGCCCACGACCAACGACGGCAAGATCCATCTCGACATCTGCGCCAACTGCCACCCGTTCTATACCGGCAAGCAGAAGCTGATCGACAAGGCGGGACGTGTCGAGCGCTTCCGCAGGAAGTACAGCAAGAAGACCGAGGCCACGCCGGCCGAGCCGGCCGAGTCGGCCAAGTCTTAG
- a CDS encoding DUF1385 domain-containing protein produces the protein MPFLPVGGQAVIEGVMMRSPTLMSVAVRRPDGALAFLERRFTSITRRVRPLGLPVVRGAVSLFETLYLGITALNFSADEAVKETAEPAKKAPWWQMLAQGAMVVFSVGVGLLLFVVLPARITGWLGFQDRVRFGLVDGFFRLLAFMIYLLLISQWKEMARVLGFHGAEHKAIHALENDAPLTPESVQSFSRFHPRCGTSFLFLVVVVSIVVFTFIGKPRGVGDHLLRIACMPLIAGVAFEFIRISGKYADRPWAKVLIWPGLQFQRLTTREPDLEMCRVAIAALEKVRHDEALRAPAEPGKRADVQFVQ, from the coding sequence ATGCCATTTCTGCCGGTGGGCGGCCAGGCGGTGATCGAGGGCGTGATGATGCGCTCGCCGACGCTGATGTCGGTGGCGGTGCGTCGTCCCGACGGGGCGCTGGCGTTCCTCGAGAGGCGCTTTACTTCGATCACTCGGCGCGTCAGGCCGCTCGGCCTGCCGGTGGTGCGCGGGGCGGTGTCGCTGTTCGAGACGCTCTACCTGGGCATCACGGCGCTCAACTTCAGCGCCGATGAGGCGGTGAAGGAGACGGCCGAGCCGGCGAAGAAGGCGCCGTGGTGGCAGATGCTGGCGCAGGGCGCGATGGTGGTGTTCTCGGTCGGTGTTGGGCTGCTGTTGTTCGTGGTGCTGCCGGCCCGGATCACGGGCTGGCTCGGCTTTCAGGATCGCGTGCGCTTCGGCCTGGTGGACGGCTTCTTCCGCCTGCTGGCGTTCATGATCTACCTGCTGCTGATCAGCCAGTGGAAGGAGATGGCGCGCGTGCTCGGCTTCCACGGCGCCGAGCACAAGGCGATTCACGCGCTCGAGAACGACGCGCCGCTGACGCCCGAGAGCGTGCAGAGCTTCTCGCGCTTCCATCCACGCTGCGGCACGTCGTTCCTGTTCCTGGTGGTGGTGGTGAGCATCGTGGTGTTCACGTTCATCGGAAAGCCGCGCGGGGTGGGTGACCATCTGCTGCGCATCGCCTGCATGCCGCTGATCGCGGGCGTGGCATTCGAGTTCATCCGGATCAGCGGCAAGTACGCCGACCGGCCATGGGCGAAGGTCCTGATCTGGCCGGGGCTCCAGTTCCAGCGGCTGACGACGCGCGAGCCCGATCTCGAGATGTGTCGCGTGGCGATCGCCGCGCTGGAAAAGGTGCGACACGACGAGGCACTACGCGCGCCGGCAGAGCCCGGCAAGCGCGCAGACGTGCAGTTCGTGCAGTAA
- the prfA gene encoding peptide chain release factor 1 produces MWDAVKKVEARFEEITQLLGTPEVASDPRKLRDLSKERARLEGTMRTLAEYRRVERTVADDEAAIASGDAELSELAKAELPELRERQTKLEEELKRQLLPRDPDDDKNVIVEIRAGVGGEEAALFAADLYRMYSKYAEKKGWKQEILSSAPAEAGGFKEIVFSLEGDGVYREMKFESGVHRVQRVPATEASGRIHTSAATVAVLPEVEDVDIEIAEKDIRVDVYRAGGPGGQGVNTTDSAVRITYLPTGLVVTCQDERSQIKNRAKAMKVLRARLYDQRLQEQQAKYAAQRKSQVSTGDRSAKIRTYNFPQSRVTDHRIGLTLHSLSNFMEGDLGEMNDALLAADMAERLAAMGAEK; encoded by the coding sequence ATGTGGGACGCGGTCAAGAAGGTCGAAGCGCGATTCGAAGAGATCACGCAACTGCTCGGAACGCCCGAAGTGGCGAGCGACCCGCGCAAGCTGCGGGACCTCTCGAAGGAGCGCGCCCGCCTCGAGGGCACGATGCGGACGCTGGCCGAGTACCGCCGCGTCGAGCGCACCGTTGCCGACGACGAGGCGGCGATCGCCTCGGGCGACGCCGAGCTGAGCGAGCTGGCCAAGGCCGAGCTTCCCGAATTGCGCGAGCGCCAGACGAAGCTCGAGGAGGAGCTCAAGCGCCAGCTTCTGCCACGTGACCCGGACGACGACAAGAACGTGATCGTCGAAATTCGCGCCGGCGTGGGCGGGGAGGAGGCCGCGCTGTTCGCCGCCGATCTGTACCGCATGTACTCGAAATACGCGGAAAAGAAGGGCTGGAAGCAGGAGATACTCAGCAGCGCGCCGGCCGAGGCCGGCGGCTTCAAGGAAATCGTGTTCTCGCTTGAAGGCGACGGCGTCTATCGCGAGATGAAATTCGAATCGGGCGTCCACCGCGTGCAGCGCGTGCCGGCCACCGAGGCCTCGGGTCGCATTCACACCTCGGCCGCGACGGTCGCGGTGCTGCCCGAGGTCGAGGACGTCGACATCGAGATCGCCGAGAAGGACATCCGCGTGGACGTATATCGCGCCGGTGGCCCGGGAGGCCAGGGTGTCAACACCACCGATTCGGCGGTGCGCATCACCTACCTGCCCACCGGGCTGGTGGTCACGTGTCAGGACGAGCGCTCGCAGATCAAGAATCGCGCGAAGGCGATGAAGGTGCTGCGCGCGCGGCTCTACGACCAGCGACTCCAGGAGCAGCAGGCGAAGTATGCGGCGCAGCGCAAGTCGCAGGTCTCGACCGGTGATCGCAGCGCGAAGATCCGCACCTACAATTTCCCGCAGAGCCGCGTGACCGATCACCGCATCGGGTTGACGCTCCATTCGCTCTCCAACTTCATGGAGGGCGACCTCGGCGAGATGAACGATGCGCTGCTCGCGGCCGACATGGCCGAGCGCCTCGCCGCGATGGGGGCGGAGAAGTAG
- the prmC gene encoding peptide chain release factor N(5)-glutamine methyltransferase has protein sequence MDRTIGDALESARSRLSASSSAESDAVELLSRLLNLGRVELQLRRNEPMAPEQWQTLDSWLRRRVAGQPVQYITGRAAFRSLDLTVDGSVLIPRPETEQLVEAVIGVLREELMSWAAPRVLDLGTGSGAIALSIAREWPQAIVSATDASTEALSTAEANAAALGLAGRVRFMQGNWFDAVDAEARFEVVISNPPYIATIEQELLPADVRDFEPPQALFSGETGLESLREIIDEAPRHMVAGGLLALELAEMRAREVATWLEGARDWRDVDLRDDLSGRPRVLLARRERGPAIAPAQWEEERE, from the coding sequence ATGGACCGCACCATCGGCGACGCGCTCGAGTCGGCGCGTTCGCGGCTGTCGGCGTCGTCTTCTGCCGAGTCCGACGCGGTCGAGCTGCTCAGCCGCCTGCTGAATCTCGGCCGCGTCGAACTGCAGCTGCGCCGCAACGAGCCGATGGCGCCCGAACAGTGGCAGACGCTCGACTCGTGGCTGCGCCGCCGCGTGGCCGGCCAGCCGGTGCAATACATCACCGGTCGCGCGGCCTTTCGCTCGCTCGATCTCACCGTTGACGGTAGCGTTCTGATCCCGCGCCCCGAAACCGAGCAGCTGGTCGAGGCGGTAATCGGCGTCTTGCGCGAAGAGCTGATGAGCTGGGCCGCGCCGCGGGTGCTGGATCTCGGCACTGGCTCGGGCGCGATCGCCTTGAGCATCGCGCGCGAGTGGCCGCAAGCGATCGTGAGCGCGACTGACGCGAGCACCGAGGCGCTGTCGACCGCCGAAGCCAACGCGGCGGCCCTGGGGCTCGCCGGACGCGTTCGCTTCATGCAGGGCAATTGGTTCGACGCCGTGGACGCCGAGGCGCGCTTCGAAGTCGTAATCTCGAATCCGCCCTACATCGCCACGATCGAACAGGAGCTGCTCCCCGCCGACGTTCGCGACTTCGAGCCGCCGCAGGCGCTGTTCTCGGGCGAGACCGGGCTCGAATCGCTTCGCGAGATCATCGACGAGGCGCCGCGGCATATGGTCGCCGGCGGCCTGCTGGCGCTCGAGCTGGCCGAGATGCGCGCCCGCGAGGTCGCAACCTGGCTCGAGGGCGCGCGCGACTGGCGCGACGTGGACCTGCGCGACGATCTCTCCGGCCGGCCGCGCGTGCTGCTGGCGCGCCGCGAGCGTGGCCCGGCGATCGCGCCGGCGCAGTGGGAAGAAGAGCGGGAGTAG